A window of the Bufo gargarizans isolate SCDJY-AF-19 chromosome 1, ASM1485885v1, whole genome shotgun sequence genome harbors these coding sequences:
- the LOC122940815 gene encoding uncharacterized protein LOC122940815: MTAQKDGNLLEVEEGDTLLSQKPLPVLPSDTLTQVGGRLKQFSSAWQEIHASPWVTRTVKEGLKLEFVSPPPGHFCINQRQQPDKQASLESEIATLILKGVLIPVPEEQHGKGFYSPIFLIKKPNGSFRLIINLKSLNKSIIYKKFKMETIKSTTQILPQDCFMATVDLQDAYYHVPIYHRHQCFLRIAIYYQGRLSHFQFTALSFGLSSAPRVFSKIMSDVMKFLHLQGVQIVPYLDDFLVFAESRQLLHSCLKQIQDCLTTLGWIINPKKSDLIPSQEKVFLGVLLDSRRLMSFLPQDKQSHLIQTVSLFSSKDRSSIRDIMAVLGLLTAAIPSVRWAQSHTSPSGLSPIFMGRKELISRQKGSRSQTGKTVTNLVENKREPERRGSLVPKRCHGHYNRRQQLRMGRSFFRSGSSGILGKKHAGRLLKFKRAVSCPQSSPFPLQSSLSKTRKIFYRQHYSCGVCKQARGNQNSLTGGSIKRHFLLGRKEPSVPFGGTYQGGKKCGGRLSQSPSHKGGRMVLKSPRL; encoded by the exons AT GACGGCTCAAAAAGATGGCAACCTTCTAGAGGTAGAGGAAGGGGATACCCTCCTAAGCCAGAAGCCTCTACCCGTCCTACCCAGTGACACACTAACTCAGGTAGGAGGCAGACTAAAGCAATTCTCCTCCGCCTGGCAAGAAATTCACGCCTCCCCTTGGGTCACTCGTACCGTAAAGGAAGGCCTAAAGCTAGAGTTTGTTTCCCCACCCCCAGGTCATTTTTGTATCAACCAAAGACAACAGCCCGACAAACAGGCATCCCTAGAGTCAGAAATAGCTACATTAATCCTCAAAGGAGTCCTCATCCCTGTTCCGGAAGAACAACACGGCAAGGGTTTCTATTCCCCTATATTTTTGATAAAGAAACCAAACGGCTCCTTTCGCCTAATAATAAATTTGAAGTCCTTAAACAAGTCCATCATTTACAagaaattcaaaatggagaccatAAAATCTACCACTCAGATCCTTCCGCAGGACTGCTTTATGGCTACCGTCGACCTTCAGGACGCTTACTACCACGTCCCAATATACCACAGGCACCAGTGTTTTCTGAGGATCGCAATTTATTATCAAGGAAGATTGTCCCATTTTCAGTTCACAGCCCTTTCTTTTGGCCTATCCTCTGCCCCCagagttttttcaaaaataatgtcAGATGTCATGAAGTTTCTTCACCTTCAGGGAGTACAGAtcgttccatacctggacgactttctggtGTTTGCGGAGTCGCGCCAACTTCTACATTCATGCCTCAAGCAAATCCAGGACTGTCTTACAACTCTAGGGTGGATAATAAATCCCAAAAAGTCAGACCTTATCCCCAGTCAGGAGAAGGTGTTTTTGGGGGTGCTGTTGGACTCAAGGCGTCTAATGTCTTTTCTTCCTCAAGACAAACAGTCTCACTTAATCCAGACAGTGTCTCTTTTTTCCAGCAAAGATCGGTCCTCGATAAGAGACATCATGGCGGTGCTGGGACTGTTGACAGCCGCAATCCCGTCAGTAAGGTGGGCCCAGAGTCACACGAGTCCTTCAGGCCTTTCTCCTATCTTCATGGGACGGAAAGAACTCATCTCTAGACAGAAAGGTTCACGTTCCCAGACAGGTAAAACAGTCACTAACTTGGTGGAGAATAAAAGGGAACCTGAGCGTAGGGGTTCACTGGTGCCCAAGAGATGTCATGGTCATTACAACAGACGCCAGCAGCTCAGGATGGGGAGGTCATTCTTCAGGAGCGGTAGTTCAGGGATCCTGGGGAAAAAACATGCAGGACGCCTCCTCAAATTTAAAAGAGCTGTCAGCTGTCCACAGAGTTCTCCTTTCCCTTTACAAAGTTCCCTCTCCAAGACACGTAAAATTTTTTACAGACAACACTACAGTTGTGGCGTATGTAAACAAGCAAGGGGGAACCAGAACTCGCTCACTGGCGGAAGTATCAAAAGGCATTTTTTGTTGGGCAGAAAAGAGCCTTCTGTCCCTTTCGGCGGTACAtatcaagggggaaaaaaatgtggtGGCCGATTATCTCAGTCGCCATCTCATAAGGGAGGCCGAATGGTCCTTAAATCACCACGTCTTTAG